The nucleotide sequence CCGAACGCCCCCTGGTATGGCGGATAAAGCGCGCCAGATACGCCGGGCATACACATACTGCCGGTAGCCCCCAAACAGTTCATCGCCCCCATCCCCTGACAAACTCACCGTCACCGACCGGCGCGTCAACTCCGCCACCAGAAACGTAGGAATTTGGGAATTATCGGCCAGGGGTTCGTCGTAAATCTGGGGGAGTTTGGGAATCACGGCCATCGCCAGCGCCGGTGTGGCCATCAGTTCCGTGTGCGCCGTGCCCAGGTACTGCGCCACCCGTTTGGCCCAGGGAGCTTCGTTGTAGGCCGCTTCTGTAAACCCAATCGCAAACGTCTTGACCGGCTGGGGGGACTGCTTTTGCATCAGGGCCACGACCAACGATGAATCGATCCCCCCTGACAAAAAAGCCCCCAAGGGCACATCGGCTACCATCTGTTCCGCCACCACCTGCATTAACAGGTTCTCCAACACCTGCACCGTTTCCTGGGGGGGCAACCGCCACGGTTCTCCAGAAGTGGCCACCGCCAGCAAAGACCAGTAGGGTTGGGGTTGACAGGATTGACCGGGGTTGGGGATACGCAACCAAGTCCCCGGCGGCAATTTGTAAATGCCCTGGTAGATGCTGTGGGGGGCAGGGATGTAGCCATAGCGCAAAAGCAAATCCAACGCCTGCCGGTTAATGGCACCGGACCACCCCGGCGTACCGCGCAATGCCTTGAGTTCTGACGCAAACCCAAACCCCCAAGCCGTCCAGCCGTAATACAGGGGTTTTTCCCCCATCCGGTCCCGCGCCAGATACAGGCATTGCTCCTGGGGGCGCCACCAGGCCAGGGCAAACATCCCCCGGCAACGGGACAAACAGGTTGCCAGACCCCAATGCTCTAGCCCCACTAGCAGCACCTCCGTATCCGTCCGGCTGCGGAAGCGGTACCCTTGGGCGAGCAATTCCTGCCGTAGTTCGCCGTGGTTGTAGATTTCCCCGTTCAACACCAGCACCGACCCGGTAGGAGAGACCATCGGCTGGGTCCCCTGGGGCGAGCGGTCCAAAATGGCCAAACGCCGGTGCCCCAGCCCTACCCCTGTGCTCTCATCCACCCAAACCCCTTCCCCATCCGGTCCCCGGTGCGCCAGGGTAGCTATCATGCGCCGCACCACAGCTTCCAGACGTTCGCCCCCATCCCGGTACCATATCCCCGCGATGCCACACATTTAGGTCTCGTCCCGCACGTACACCAACCGCCAGCCCTCATAGACCGCCACCACCCGATAGGGCCGCCGGGGTTGCAGTTCCCGTCCCGGTTGCACCCAGGCCCAACTACCGGGGGGCAGGGCCGCCGCCTCGGGATACCACCGCCCTGGATAAGGCGTGTAAATACTCAGCAAAATTTGAGCTTCGTCCCCTCGGCCTTGGCGGACAAAATGCACCGTCTCTTGAGCCAAGACAGCGGCCAGCGGTTCCTGCTGCAAAAACGCCTTCACCTCCGGGCGATAGTTCCCCACCAGCCCCAGGCCCCCTAGCAACGTCAAGGTCAACCAGGGACCGGCCACCATCAACCCCAGCCAAACCCGCAGCCCCGGCCAGACCCGCCGCCAACGATAGCGCAGCAGCCAGCACAAGGGCAACAGCCCCCAACTGACCCCCAGCACCAACGCCGGCCAACGGTAGGGGGCCACCTCCGGCGCCTGTTCCACCAATCGGGGATACAGCACCGTGGTCAACAGCACCAGCGCCCCCCCCAGCACCCCTAGTCCGTAGGCCCAGGTGCGCGCCACCCAGCGGCTTTTGGCCACACCGGCGAACATCCACCCTAAGCGCACCAGCCCCAACCCCGCCCACAGGGCCAGCCAGGGCAACGCCAGCAATCCGTAATGGGGCAACCGGGTCGCCACCACACTCAACCCCCCCAGCACCACCAGCGGATACCCCAGCAGCAGACTCCGCCGCGCCGTCGGCAGCACCGGCAACCCCACCAACCCCAGCAACGGCCAAGGAAACCCCTGCACCGGCACATTCCACAGGTAATACAGGGGTCCGTTGCCCTGGCGCGTCCGCACTAAAGCCCGTCCCACGAAGCCCAGCAGCGCCTGTAGGGGTTGCCAGCCGTCCTTGACCATGACCAGCCCCAGCCAGACCAGCATAGGCAGCATGCCCAGTCCCACCCCACCCCAGAACCAGGGGTTAGGCCAATGGCCATGGCGCTTGCGTTCCCACCATAAATAGGGCAGCAGAGCCAGCAGGGGAATCAACCCCATCACACTGCGCAGGAGCAAACCCAATCCCAAACACACCCCCGCCCCCAACCGCCAGCCCTGGCTCCCCCGGGAGACTTCTTCCGCCCGCAGCAGCGCCCACACCCCCACCACCCCCAGCATCACCGTCAGAACATCTGGAGTCGCCTGCCGACTGTAGGCAAACCACAGGAAATGGAGATTCAACAGCAACGCTCCCCACCAGGCCGCCGCCGGGGCCACCAGCCGTTTCCCCAGGTCATAGAGCACCAGCGTAGTCACCAGACCCGCCAGCCGGGATGGCAGCCGCGCCGCCGTCTCACTCAACCCCCCTACCTGAAACACCCCCGCCAGCAGCCAATAGAACCCCGGCGGTTTATGGTAATGGACGGTTTCCCAGGAGCGGGGCACCAGCCAATCCCCCGAGCGCAGCATCTCCCGTGCCCGCCAGACATACAGCCCCTCGTCGTAGGGCAAAAAACTTTGCACCGGCCCCTGCCCAAACAGCAACGGCAGCACCAACAGCAGCAACGTCACATAGGGCAGCCAAACACGCCAGCGCACAGGGGCCTTAGGGATAAAAACTCAACTGCGGCAATCCCAACGTCTCCGGCCAACCCCGGGAGATATTCAGACATTGTACCGCCTGGCCCGCCTGACCCTTGAGCAGGTTGTCAATGGTGCTCATCACCACCACCCGGTCCGTATGGGAATCCAGCTCCAGACCGATATAACACATATTCGTCCCAGTTGCCCATTTAGTTTGGGGATAGACCCCCGGCGGCAGCACCCGCACCCAGGGTTTCCCCCGATAAAACGCCTGATAGATCATCAACAAATCCTCCGTCGTCAGACCCGGGTCGCGCATCTGGGCATAGACCGTCGCCAGAATTCCCCGCACCATTGGCACCAAATGGGGCGTGAATTGCACCTTGACCGGTTGCCCCGCCAGCTCCGTACACACCTGTTCAATCTCTGGGCGATGGCGATGGCGAGCCACCCCGTAGGCCGCTACCGACTGGTCCGCCTCCGCCAGCAGCAAGTGGGTTTTGGCCTGCCGCCCGCCCCCCGACGTCCCCGACTTGGCATCAATCACAATACTGTCCCACACCACCAACCCCTGGCGTAACAGGGGCGCCAACGCCAGTAAGCTTGCCGTGGGATAGCACCCCGGACAGCCCACCAACCGCGCATCCACCAACGCCTCCCGATACAGTTCCGGCAGACCGTACACCGCCTGGGCCGCCACCTCCTTATCCTGGCGCTCTATCCCATACCAGGTCTGGTAGGTCTGCAAATCCCGGAAGCGATAATCCGCCGACAGGTCAAAAACCTGACACCCCGCCGCCAACAAATCCGGCACCAGTTTGGGGGCCACCCCATTGGGCAAAGACAGGAACACCACCTCCGCCCGGCGGGCAATGGTAGCCGCATCCACCGGTTCCACTAACCGTTGCAGGCGATGGCCCAGGTGGGGGTAGATCTCGGCGTAATCTTGTCCCGCGCTAGTGTCCCCCCCCAAATACACCAACTCCACGTAGGGATGTTCCAGTAGCAGGCGCACCAGTTGCACCCCGCCGTAGCCCGAGGCCCCCACCACCGCCGCCCGCAGCTTGGCCGTCTCCGTCACCAGTGGTCCTCTCCCCTCCCCCTGCCGTTAGCCTAGCACGCCATCCGGCTTTTTTTACAGAATCAATAGCCAGTCGCTGGCCTCGCTCGGACGGGTGGGTTTACCGGTGCTCCCGACCACAAACGGCCCCCAGTAACGGCGCGACCCATCCAGGCTAAAAGCCACCAGAATATCCCCCACCTGCAGCACCAGAGGTCCCTCCGGCAAGCTCAGGAGCAATCCATCCCGTTCCCCTTCCCCCGGCGCAAAATCCCAATGCACCGGCTCCTGGTACCCCCCACCCGGTTTACGGGCCAACAACACCAACCGCAGGGGTTGTTTCGTGCGATTACTCACCCGCAGTCCCCGCCCCGACTGACTGCCCAGCAAAGTCGGCCGTGCCTGTCCCCGCGCCGCCGCTGCCAGCCCCCCTAACACCAGCCCCAGGGCCAACCCCCGTCGTTTCATGACCTCACCTCCTGGACCGCCAAGACCACCGCCAACTTATCCGCCAACGCCGCAATCCAGGTCTCCTCCTGGCGCGTGTAACAGCGGGGCCGGTTGCTACCGAGAATCAACACTCCCTGTCGCCCAATCGGCTGCACCACCACCGCCTGGGTATTGGGGGGCAAATAATCAAACTCCACCCGGCCCGGATAGAGCTTCAGGTCCACCAGATAGACCGGTTGGTGCCGGGCCAACACCCGCTGCAGAATCAATCCCGGCTGCACCTGGGCGTTCGGCCCCAGAATCCCCCGCCGCAGGTACGTCTGCCCCTCGTAATACACCACCACCGTTTTGGTGGGTGTGGTCGTCAGCAAGGTATGGGACAGCCAGGCCAATTCCCGTTGGATCGCCGGCGGCAAGTCCGGTTTCATTTCCAGTCCCACCACCCCCACCAGTTCCACCGCCTCCGCCGGTCGCGGTTGGATGTGCTGCCAGAGTAAACCCGTGAGTATCAAAACGGCGCTCAAGAGAATCCCCAGGGCATCGGCGCGGGTTTGACTGGGCGTGGGCCAGGCCGTGAGCGCCCGATTCACCAGCAGGGCCACCCCCCCCAAACTCCCCACCACCAGTGGCAACCAACGCCAATCCCCCATGGACCTGCTATCGCTGTCCTGTCGGCAAATGCTTAGTCAACTGTAAACGCTGGCGCCGGTCACACCACTCCACCCGGTCAAAAACCTGGTACAGGATATATAGGCCCCGGCCTGACTCCCAGGACCATTCCGGCCCCTCCGGCAAACAGGTGCAGTCGGTCGGGCAGCCCGGCCCCTGGTCCTCGATCACCCAGCACCAGCCATCCGTGCGCCCCTCATAATGCACCCGAATCATTTTGTGGGGGTCCAGGTTATTGCCGTGTTTGGCCGCATTCACCAGCGCCTCCTGCAACCCCAACCGTACCAAAGGCGACAGTTCCGGCGGCACATCCGCCAGCAGCAACTCCAACACCGGACTGAGATACAACGTGGACGGAAAACTCAGGGTCAGTTGCCGCGGGCGCACAGGGATTGGGTCCCATAACAACAGGGTGCTATGCTTAGCTTAGCATTCCGGCGGCTGGGTGCTATGCTTAGCTGTAAATGGGGTTTCCGTCTATGACCACCAGTCAATTCATTGGCTCCCCTTCCCTGTTGAGTGTGGACCTGGGACGCACCGCCATCAAAACCTGTATCAGCAGCGACCCAAACGAAGTCTTAGTTATTCCCGCTAACATTGCCAAACTCACTCCTGCTCAGGTGCGCCAGGGCCGGTTTGAAGGGGGCGACCCCCTGCGGGACATGTGGGTGGAATACCAGGGCCGCGCCTATGCCATCGGACACCTAGCTGCCGATTTTGGGGCCGGTTTAGGGGTGGGGCAGTCCAAGGTGGAGGACGCCCTGGTGAAAACCTTTGCCTGTATAGGCCATTTCGAGCTAACCGGGGACCTGGCCATTTCTTTGGGGTTGCCCTATCTATCCCAGGAGCAGTTCGACACGGAAAAACGCCAGTTGGTGGCCCAGTTGCAGGCGCCCCATGCCCTCTCCTACCGGGGACGCAATTTCACCGTCAATGTGGTAAAGGTTTGGGTCATGCCCGAGGGCTATGGCAGTTTGGTCTGGTGCCACAAGATTGAAAAAGAAATGCTGGAAAAGGAAAAAGCGGCCGGCAAAAAAACCGATGACAAATCCCTGGTCAACCTGCACGTGGCCGTGATTGACATCGGTCACCAGACCACCGACATGCTCAAGGTGGATAAGTTTCACTTCGCCCGGGGCACCTCCCGCAGCGAGCAGTTCGGCATGAGCCAGTTTTACGAGCAACTGGCTGCCCAGATCAAAGGGGCCGACAGCGAGGATTTGACCCTGATCGAGGCGGTCCATCGTCCTCCAGGACAGCGCTTCTATCGCCCGCGCGGGGAAAAACCCATTGACCTAGACGACATCCTGCCCCGCATCCGCGCCAACTTCGCTCGGGAACTCTGGGAACGGATTCGCCAGTGGCTGCCCAGCCAGGTGACCGACGTGATCATCACCGGCGGCGGCGGCGAATTTTTCTGGCCGGATTTGGAACCCCTGCTGCGGGAATTTGGTTTGACGCCCCACCTGGCCCAACCCACCCGCACGGCCAACGCTTTGGGACAATATATCTATGGGCAGGTGCAATTGAGTAAAGATAAAGGGGCGTAGGGTTGAGTAAACGGGTGAGCCGCTCGATTACCTTTTACCCGACCCCGGAGGACAACGAACTCCTGGAGGAACTGGACCGCCGGGCCGCAGCACAGCAAATCGCTTTTAGCGAGCTATGTAAGTTGGCCTTGCGGCAATTTGTCCAGGGACATCCCTACAGCGTCACCTTCGGCCCCGGGGAAAAGGCCCTGCAGGACCGGTTGGAGACGGAACTGGCGGCCCTGGGTATTACTTTCAGTGAGTGGGTCAAGCGCCAACTGGCTCAACCTGCCGACCTGGAACACCGTCTCCGGCGCCTAGAGCAAGCGGTGGCCGAATTGCAACAGCGTCCCTTGCCCCTCACCCAGGCGGACATCGAAGCCCTGATCCGGCAGCATGTGACCCGCACCCCCCAACCCAACCAACCCCCGCCACCCCCGCCTCCGGCGACTCCTGACCCCTTGATCGCTGAACTGGGTGCCCTGCTGGGGGATGATTTTTAACCTAAACTTAACCCAGACTTAACTATTTAGTGGGGTTGCGGGTTCTTATACTAGGAACAAGTTGTGTAGGGTTGGATCGAATCGGCGCACGCTTGTTGCAAGGAGCCAGCGATGGGAGCACAGATTGGGACGCCTGATGAAGATATTGTTCTCCATGCCAAGGTGGATGCCTTTTACTACGGTTCGTTCATGGCGCTTCGCAACATTGATTTACCGATTAAGCGTAACCGCATTACCGCCTTCATCGGACCATCGGGCTGCGGCAAGAGCACGTTGTTGCGCTGTTTCAACCGGTTGAATGATTTTATTAAAGGTACGCGTCTGGAGGGGCAGATTCTCTTCCACGGCAAAAACATTTATGACCCATCGGTGGACCCGGTGGCCCTGCGGCGGCGCATTGGCATGGTGTTCCAAAAGCCCAACCCCTTTGCCAAGAGTATTTACGAAAACATTGCCTTCGGGCCGCGCATCAACGGTTACAAGGGGGATATGGATGAACTGGTGGAGCGGTCCTTGCGGCAGGCGGCCCTGTGGGATGAGGTGAAGGATAAATTAAAGAAACCGGGGACGGCCCTGTCGGGGGGTCAGCAGCAGCGGTTGTGTATTGCCCGGGCGGTGGCGGTGCAGCCGGAGGTGATTTTGATGGACGAACCCTGCTCGGCCCTAGACCCCATTTCCACCCGGCGGATTGAGGACCTGATGCAGGAGCTACGGGACCTGTACACGATTGTGATCGTGACCCACAATATGCAGCAGGCGTCACGGGTGTCGGACTACACGGCCTTCTTTAACGTGGAAATGAAGGAGGGCAGCCGCACAGGGCAGTTGGTGGAATACGATGTGACGGCCAAAATCTTCCAGCAACCCAGCCAAGAAGCCACCCAGGCCTACGTCGGCGGTCGCTTCGGTTAAGGGGCTACAATAGAGCCATGGTTGAGGCAAGGTAGGGCATGGTCACGGCGACAGCGCCGGTGGTGGATGAGTTATGTATTGGCGGTAAATGTTTCCGGTCGCGCCTATTTACGGGTACGGGACGCTACCGCAATCTTGCCGAGATGCAGGCCAGTATTGCCGCCAGTGGCTGTGAGATGGTGACGGTGGCGGTGCGACGGGTACAGGACCAGGCGCCGGGGCATATCGGGCTGGTGGAGGCCTTGGACTGGGGGCGGTTGTGGCTGTTGCCCAATACGGCGGGGTGTCGCACGGCGGAGGAGGCGGTCCGGGTGGCGCGTTTAGGGCGAGAAATGGCCAAAGTGTTGGGGCAGGAGGACAACAATTTTGTCAAGTTGGAGGTGATCCCGGACCCCAAGTACCTGTTGCCGGACCCCATTGGCACCCTGCGGGCGGCGGAACAACTGGTCAAGGAGGGATTTACGGTGTTGCCCTACATCAACGCCGACCCGGTGCTGGCCCGCCAGTTGGAGGAAGTGGGTTGCGCCACGGTGATGCCGTTGGGGTCGCCGATCGGTTCGGGGCAGGGGCTGCGCAACGCCAGCAATATCGCTATTATTATCGAGCAGGCCCGGGTGCCGGTGGTTATTGATGCGGGCATTGGCACCCCCAGCGAAGCGGCCCAGGCCATGGAAATGGGCGCCCAAGCGGTTCTCATCAACACGGCGATTGCCCAGGCCCAGGACCCCCCCCGGATGGCCGCTGCCATGCGCTTGGCGGTGGAGGCAGGACGGTTGGCCTTTTTAGCCGGGCGCATCCCGATCCAACCCCATGCCATCCCTAGCTCGCCCTTGACCCAGCGGGTGCAGTAGTTATCCACTTGGTTCCAAAAGCAGCGGTTGAGTAACTGGGTATCCCGCAAGTTCACTGGCCGGTGTAGATCTATCCCCCAGGACGCGCTCGAGACCAAATGAAAATTCAGACGGCCCCGTGGCTGAGCTAGGAAGGCTGGCATGGCGCAAGGACGGAGATCCTATGCTACTAAGCAGGTCCAAAGTTGATGCCCTCTACATCCGTTTTCTGGAAACTACTGTCACTATCAGCACTCAACAGCGCGATTCCTATACGGATTCATCCGGTGGGCCACCCCAACTCTCCTCCCACAGCACCGGCAGGGCAGTCAGTCCCCAAAAACATCTGCCGGGACTGGGCTAAAACCGCCTACAAGCTGAACCGGCATGGCTTGCCAACGGACCTTGCGTTTTAGTCGAAGTCTTGGCAGCAGGGGCAGAGCTGGTGGACGGATTCGAACCCTCGACCGCTCGCTTACAAGGCGAGTGCTCTACCGCTGAGCTACACCAGCACCGCCCCCCATTTTAGCTCAAGAGCGGACGAAAGCCGTGCTTGCGGGAAACTGCCCCGATTTGCGCCATTTTGTCAAGGGTAATCTGGTTGCGGCCCCAGGAGAAATTGGTGTACCAGCCCTCAAACTCCAGTAACATCGCTTCGGCAAAACAGGCGTACAGATGGCGGCTGGGGTCCGTCAGGTTTGCCCACTCCATAATTCGCCAGTCAATCTCCAGCGCGTGTTCCACCATGCCCCCCTGCAACACCCGCACCCCCGGTCGCCGAATTTGGGTGTTGAGATTCTTGGGATAGCCCCCGTCAATCACCAGGCAGGGATTCTTCAGCACCGCCGGGTCAATCTCCAACCCCTTGGGCAGGCTCGCCACCCACACAATCACATCCGCCAGGGGTAACCCCTCCTCCAAAGCCATGATGCGTCCCGTCCCCAATTCCTGGCGGAAGTCCTGCAGGCGCTGTTGATTGCGGGCCACCAGCAGGAGGTCGGCGTGGGGATAGTAATGGGCCACCCACCGGCACACAGCACTGCCAATGTCCCCGCTGGCCCCACACACCAAAATCGTCGCCCGCTGCAAGTTGATGTCCATTTCCCGGGCCGCCAGTTCCATCTGCTGGGTAATGATGTAGGCCGTGTGGGTGTTGCCGGTGGTGAAGCGCCGAAAATCCAGGGAAACATTGCGCACCTCCCGGATTTGGTCCAGGTTAAAGTTTTCAAAAATGATGGAAGTAAACCCCCCCAGGGCCGTAATGTCAATGCCGTGTTTTTGGGCATGGGCCATGGCATTCAGCACCTTGCGCATGGCGGCTTTGAAGCGATTTTGGGCCAGCATTTCCGGGACAAAACAGGACTCCACATACCGCCCCTCGATCACCTGTCCCGTGACGCTGCGCACTTTGATTTCATCCAAGATATGGGGCGGCGCCATACACCAAAAATCTAACCCCTGTTCGGCATACTCGGGATAACCCAAACGGTCGGCCAGGGATTGCGCATATGCTAAGCTGGTGAGATGGCCAATCAGTCCAAACATGAGCCGGTTGTATCCAGAAAACACCCCCACCAGGATAACGAAAATGCATCGCGTCTAGGCAGTCACCAGGCCCATGGCCGTCAGTTGCATCACTTCCCGGGTGTTAAAGCCAACCTCCGCCAGGGCATCCCCGTAGGCAATCAGGAAATCCTCCACCAGGGCCGCCTTTTCCATACCCAAAGTGGCCGCATCCTGTTCCACGTCATTCAACATTTGCCAGACCAGGGGCAGATTTTGGCGATTGGCTTCCTTCAAGGCCTCCTTGACATCGGCAAAATGATCTTTCAGCCACTTTTGGCCAAAGTTCAGATGCAAATATTCGTCCTTGACTACCCCCTCTGTGATCTTGCGGGCAAAGGGGTCCGCTACAGGGATGTAAATGTTGTAAGCGGCAATGGCAAACGCCTCGATGATCAGGGCTTGAATCAACAGGCAGGCCACCACATTGCCACTCTGGAAGGCGGTTTGGAAATTGTTGTGTAACTTCTGAAAGAACCTTTGGGCAAAGGGAAAATCCGGGGTGACGTTCAGGTTGCGTCCACAGGCTTCAAAACCCTTTTTGTGGCGGCTTTCCATCTTGGCCAGGGCCACCAATTCTTCCCGATGCTCCGGCAACAGTTCGGCGATTTTGTAGTAGTTATCCGCCGCTTGCTGTTCCCCTTCGATCACAATGGCGTTGATGCGACTGTAGGCATCCCGGTAGGTGTCGCTGTGGTAATCGAGGGTCGCGGTTGCCGTCATCGTGGTTCACTCCTTTTGGCTGCTGGGTTATCGGGCATTTTTACTGTACCAGAATCCCCTGCTGCCTGCCAAACCTGGTGGTCCGTTGCCCTTACACTGGGTATGGACAGGCCGGGAGGCAACCTTGGGGGTCATCCTGCGCAGTTACGTCTATATTGATAGCTTGCAACCCCAGTACGCGGCTTACCTGGGGACGGTGCTGTCGGGCTTCCTGCCCCTGCCGGGGGACGCGTCCCTGTGGGTGGAAATTTCGCCGGGGATTGAAATCAACCGCATTACCGATGTGGCCCTCAAGTCCAATCTGGTGCGGCCCGGGGTGCAGGTGGTCGAGCGGTTGTACGGGCTGCTGGAAATCCACGCCAGTCGCCAAGGGGAAGTGCGGGCAGCCGGGCAGGCCATTTTGGCGGCGCTGGGGGTGAAGGAACAGGAACGGCTCAAACCCCGGGTGGTCTCCAGCCAGGTGATCCGCAACATTGACCCCCACCAGGCCCAACTCATCAACCGCATGCGCCGGGGTCAGATGATTTTGGCGGGGCAAACCCTGTACATTCTGGAGGTGGAGCCGGCAGCCTATGCGCCCCTAGCGGCCAACGAAGCGGAAAAAGCGGCCCTCATCAACATCTTGGAGGTGCAACCCTTCGGCAGCTTTGGGCGGGTGTACCTCGGCGGCCAAGAGCGGGACATCCTGGCGGGGTCGCGGGCAGCCCTGGCGGCGATTGAGCAATTACAGGGCGTTGTCACCCCTACCGTTGAGCGGCGGGAGTAGCTAGGGGTTGACTGCCACCACCATCCAATCCCCGGGTGAGGTTTGCCAATAGCGATAGCGGTTCTGGGGCTGACCGCGCAATTCCAGGTGGTCCACTTGCCAGGGATGCAACCACAGCACACAAAACTCAGCGGGTGGTTCAGGGGGGACAGGGATGTTCACCGGCAGGTCACCCGTGCGGGGTTGGCCGGGATGGGGCCAGAGAAATTGCTGCCGTCCCGCATCCGACAGAGCCTGCCACCGTTCGCGGCGTTCGGCTTGGGCCAAGGGGTCAGGGTGGTCCCCATCCACCAATTCCAGCACCCCCGCCAGGCGAAACTGCTCCCGCGTTTGGGGAAAATACCAGCACAACTCACCCCAGGGTTGATGGTGGAGATGTTGCACCTTTTCGCTACGCCGGTCGGTGACAAAGGCCAAGGTATCCCGGTCCTGGGAAAAACCGCGAAACACCACCGTGCGGTTGTGGGGACGGCCCTGGGCATCCACCGTGGCCAGTTGGACGTAACGGCTGTAGGCCAGGGACCGGTTCCGGTGCAACGCCCGCGCCAAGGGCAGCCGCCAAGGGGCCAGGGCCATCTAGGAGGAAGGCAATTCTTCCAAGTAACGCAATAGGTCGGCCATCGCCTGGGGACTGGGTTGAAACTGGGGCATCGGTGGTGTTTTCCCCTCGATCACTTGGGCGATGATGCGTCTGGCCGACCGCCGTTTGACCACCCCCTGCAAGGA is from Gloeomargarita sp. SRBZ-1_bins_9 and encodes:
- a CDS encoding long-chain acyl-[acyl-carrier-protein] reductase, yielding MFGLIGHLTSLAYAQSLADRLGYPEYAEQGLDFWCMAPPHILDEIKVRSVTGQVIEGRYVESCFVPEMLAQNRFKAAMRKVLNAMAHAQKHGIDITALGGFTSIIFENFNLDQIREVRNVSLDFRRFTTGNTHTAYIITQQMELAAREMDINLQRATILVCGASGDIGSAVCRWVAHYYPHADLLLVARNQQRLQDFRQELGTGRIMALEEGLPLADVIVWVASLPKGLEIDPAVLKNPCLVIDGGYPKNLNTQIRRPGVRVLQGGMVEHALEIDWRIMEWANLTDPSRHLYACFAEAMLLEFEGWYTNFSWGRNQITLDKMAQIGAVSRKHGFRPLLS
- a CDS encoding aldehyde oxygenase (deformylating), with translation MTATATLDYHSDTYRDAYSRINAIVIEGEQQAADNYYKIAELLPEHREELVALAKMESRHKKGFEACGRNLNVTPDFPFAQRFFQKLHNNFQTAFQSGNVVACLLIQALIIEAFAIAAYNIYIPVADPFARKITEGVVKDEYLHLNFGQKWLKDHFADVKEALKEANRQNLPLVWQMLNDVEQDAATLGMEKAALVEDFLIAYGDALAEVGFNTREVMQLTAMGLVTA
- a CDS encoding pyridoxamine 5'-phosphate oxidase family protein — translated: MALAPWRLPLARALHRNRSLAYSRYVQLATVDAQGRPHNRTVVFRGFSQDRDTLAFVTDRRSEKVQHLHHQPWGELCWYFPQTREQFRLAGVLELVDGDHPDPLAQAERRERWQALSDAGRQQFLWPHPGQPRTGDLPVNIPVPPEPPAEFCVLWLHPWQVDHLELRGQPQNRYRYWQTSPGDWMVVAVNP